In Uranotaenia lowii strain MFRU-FL chromosome 2, ASM2978415v1, whole genome shotgun sequence, one genomic interval encodes:
- the LOC129749076 gene encoding uncharacterized protein LOC129749076 isoform X2, whose protein sequence is MSGKRHCSFRTIVKCGARNRTHQNSARRAKSLLKVTDPDSAENGYSQAQATKARTTNPRHVPRSQTRPDQHQQHQVGRNEATRKVNSKRVAQSGPFWFRHILLHISARVHVAAHPLVSAPTFFLSGTKRAPNSSETARHRQRHLCFQPHTRRKFSLTSFRPRSGSQHCPSKHRIESPPILGRMSHSWLGSRARVETFDRGKMKPLTRTIVATFEQHWTDTHRLHPGKENSGFLLRIHMDSRRCTPDVPAVPPKSQQKRRSWHRWPLHHRRLRGQQLLNVSRK, encoded by the exons ATGAGCGGTAAACGTCACTGCAGTTTCCGCACAATAGTCAAGTGTGGTGCTCGAAACCGGACGCACCAGAACAGTGCTCGTCGGGCTAAAAGCCTTTTAAAGGTGACGGATCCGGATAGTGCGGAGAACGGATATTCTCAGGCTCAG GCCACAAAGGCACGGACAACAAATCCGAGGCACGTGCCAAGATCCCAAACAAGACCGGACCAGCACCAGCAACATCAGGTCGGAAGAAACGAAGCCACGAGGAAAGTCAACTCGAAAAGGGTCGCCCAAAGC GGCCCTTTTTGGTTCCGGCATATTTTGCTCCACATCTCGGCACGTGTTCATGTTGCTGCGCACCCATTGGTATCGGCTCCAACCTTTTTTCTTTCCGGCACAAAACGAGCTCCGAACTCTTCCGAAACTGCACGGCACAGACAGCGCCATCTGTGTTTTCAACCACATACTAGACGGAAATTTTCTTTAACTTCGTTTCGTCCACGGTCCGGATCACAGCATTGTCCATCGAAACACAGGATCGAATCGCCGCCCATCCTCGGTCGAATGAGCCATTCCTGGCTTGGATCACGCGCTAGGGTCGAGACTTTTGATCGCGGTAAAATGAAGCCATTGACGAGAACGATTGTCGCGACGTTTGAACAGCACTGGACTGACACCCACCGTCTGCATCCGGGGAAGGAGAACTCGGGATTTTTGCTCCGCATCCACATGGACAGCAGGCGCTGCACACCTGATGTACCAGCTGTTCCACCGAAAAGCCAACAGAAGCGGCGATCGTGGCACAGATGGCCACTCCATCATCGCCGGCTTCGGGGCCAGCAGCTGTTGAACGTGAGCCGTAAGTGA
- the LOC129749076 gene encoding uncharacterized protein LOC129749076 isoform X1: MSGKRHCSFRTIVKCGARNRTHQNSARRAKSLLKVTDPDSAENGYSQAQATKARTTNPRHVPRSQTRPDQHQQHQVGRNEATRKVNSKRVAQSVSFYENQGGKIPNEIFLQGPFWFRHILLHISARVHVAAHPLVSAPTFFLSGTKRAPNSSETARHRQRHLCFQPHTRRKFSLTSFRPRSGSQHCPSKHRIESPPILGRMSHSWLGSRARVETFDRGKMKPLTRTIVATFEQHWTDTHRLHPGKENSGFLLRIHMDSRRCTPDVPAVPPKSQQKRRSWHRWPLHHRRLRGQQLLNVSRK; the protein is encoded by the exons ATGAGCGGTAAACGTCACTGCAGTTTCCGCACAATAGTCAAGTGTGGTGCTCGAAACCGGACGCACCAGAACAGTGCTCGTCGGGCTAAAAGCCTTTTAAAGGTGACGGATCCGGATAGTGCGGAGAACGGATATTCTCAGGCTCAG GCCACAAAGGCACGGACAACAAATCCGAGGCACGTGCCAAGATCCCAAACAAGACCGGACCAGCACCAGCAACATCAGGTCGGAAGAAACGAAGCCACGAGGAAAGTCAACTCGAAAAGGGTCGCCCAAAGCGTGAGTTTCTATGAAAATCAAGGTGGCAAAATACCTAACGAGATTTTTCTTCAGGGCCCTTTTTGGTTCCGGCATATTTTGCTCCACATCTCGGCACGTGTTCATGTTGCTGCGCACCCATTGGTATCGGCTCCAACCTTTTTTCTTTCCGGCACAAAACGAGCTCCGAACTCTTCCGAAACTGCACGGCACAGACAGCGCCATCTGTGTTTTCAACCACATACTAGACGGAAATTTTCTTTAACTTCGTTTCGTCCACGGTCCGGATCACAGCATTGTCCATCGAAACACAGGATCGAATCGCCGCCCATCCTCGGTCGAATGAGCCATTCCTGGCTTGGATCACGCGCTAGGGTCGAGACTTTTGATCGCGGTAAAATGAAGCCATTGACGAGAACGATTGTCGCGACGTTTGAACAGCACTGGACTGACACCCACCGTCTGCATCCGGGGAAGGAGAACTCGGGATTTTTGCTCCGCATCCACATGGACAGCAGGCGCTGCACACCTGATGTACCAGCTGTTCCACCGAAAAGCCAACAGAAGCGGCGATCGTGGCACAGATGGCCACTCCATCATCGCCGGCTTCGGGGCCAGCAGCTGTTGAACGTGAGCCGTAAGTGA